TTGACACTTTTTTGCCCTTTTACAGGTGCCATACCTCCCGGACGAAAATTATACTGCCCTTTAAAAGGTAATTTCATCAAATCGTTTTCGGTTTTACCTTTTACCCTGGCCCACATCGTTTTACTTTGTTCTGTGCTGTCTGTATTTGCTCCTGTGATATAATTGAAAACCATGTCAGGATTAATGGTCACCAGTGTTTTAGCAAATTGCATGGTTGTATCATAGGTGATAATAGTGTATTTCTCTTCATTCATACCTACTGAACTAATACCAGCGCAGAAGAAACAGGCATCATATCCGTGTAACGAATTACTATAGTCTTCTATTTTCAGAAAATCGGGAACCAGTAATTCATTTAGTTTGGGGTGTACAATGTCCAGATGTTTTCTATTGATCATTAATATCTCTGTAACGGCATTATTTTGCAGACATTCTAATAAAACGCCCTGGCCAGCCATTCCTGTAGCCCCTGTTAATATGATTTTCATAGGTGTAAATTTGTTTTTAATGGTGATGAAGCTATCATGGTTATACCGGCTGCTTTCAGCATGGAGAGTACCTCGTTTTTTCTGTTTAAAGAACGAAGCGTAGTTTTTATTTGGTAACCTTTTTGCAACAGCTGATGAATAGCATGAATACCTACAAAGCCCATACCACCAGTAACTAAAACCCATGTTTGATTATTTTCCTTTGTCATAATGATGAAATCAGGATACAAAGATGAGAGTTAATCTGATTGCTGGCTTTGTTGAAAAGTCCAAATTTCAGCGGGTGCTGATAGAGAGAAATTCAGTGGCCTTAATTCCGGGAAAAAGCCACTGAAGCGTTGTAGTTTTATTTGACGGTTTTGGTAAGTTCTTCTTCGATAAATGATCGTCGTGTAATTTTTGCAGTTTTATGATCTCCTGTATGATTCCATCCCGGTGGCATAATGATGTATAATAGCTTGTTTTTGAGACCTGGAGCTGCGACAATATCTTTTCCTAAACAAATAAATTCACCGAAATAAACATCCCACAGACTGTTGGGATCCATCTCTCGGGTGATGCCATATTCTATTATGATATCTCTTCTTTCATCCTGATAAGTTTTGAAAACCCGGTCCCAGATATTCAGCAGGTTGCAGAAATTGGTGTCCATGTATAATGGATTTCTGGCGTGATGTACCCGGTGATGTGAAGGAGAAAGCAGAATATGATTTAAGAATCCCAATCTTCCATCTTTAATGACATTTTCTCCTATATGTATAAAGGAACCCCAGAATCCATCAATGAACATAATGAAAAAAAGCAGGGCCGGATTTACGCCTAAAAGTATACATATTGAAGTCCGGATTACATCCGCATAAGGCGCCTCTAAAAAGAAATGGGCAAAATTAACAGAGAGGTTCATTTGCT
This portion of the Pedobacter lusitanus genome encodes:
- a CDS encoding NAD-dependent epimerase/dehydratase family protein, which codes for MTKENNQTWVLVTGGMGFVGIHAIHQLLQKGYQIKTTLRSLNRKNEVLSMLKAAGITMIASSPLKTNLHL
- a CDS encoding sterol desaturase family protein, whose translation is MNIFQTFYDELTGFFGIGGIIKMVQSGDYGSLSTFEGIQHLIAPIIPFLLLIEILRAFFYKRFKIDEYRIPFLVFVINRLISRFISIAAVAFCIGLLEKHAIFTTTFTWYWLIYGYIIWEFSHFVYHALAHKVRILWCLHSTHHAPQQMNLSVNFAHFFLEAPYADVIRTSICILLGVNPALLFFIMFIDGFWGSFIHIGENVIKDGRLGFLNHILLSPSHHRVHHARNPLYMDTNFCNLLNIWDRVFKTYQDERRDIIIEYGITREMDPNSLWDVYFGEFICLGKDIVAAPGLKNKLLYIIMPPGWNHTGDHKTAKITRRSFIEEELTKTVK